A window from Malassezia japonica chromosome 1, complete sequence encodes these proteins:
- the GLE2 gene encoding RNA export factor gle2 (EggNog:ENOG503NU7G; COG:A), with protein sequence MEVTPGPSDSVSAMAFSPTADMLAVASWDTYVRIYRIDKTNAQPVQPYQQYQHEGPVLDVCFNAEGNKVISGGADKVARCFDLNTNQAAVVAQHNEPIRCVRWLRAFGGALVTGSWDKTVKIWKIEPQPTLITSLDVPERVYAMDTIGLIIIVATAERKIVAFQCNEATGTAQQVAALDSPLKYQTRCIAALPEGDGFALGGTEGRVAVHYFHDPPDPKDGRMKKFAFRCHRRANADHPDVPRTETLLYPVNAIVFNSQGTFATGGGDGSISFWCKASRTRLKMFETKGSAMAPKEVFKTNPNRLPITAIAFNADASIFAYALGYDWHKGYQSASNEAHVFIHPVNPEDIKKRPQKT encoded by the exons ATGGAGGTCACGCCTGGAccgagcgactcggtcTCGGCGATGGCCTTCTCTCCGACCGCGGATATGCTGGCCGTCGCCAGCTGGGATACCTATGTTCGGATCTATCGCATTGACAAGACCAATGCGCAGCCCGTGCAGCCTTACCAGCAGTACCAACACGAAGggccggtgctcgacgtgtGTTTCAACGCAGAGGGCAACAAGGTCATCTCGGGCGGTGCGGACAAGGTCGCGCGCTGCTTTGACTTGAATACGAACCAGGCGGCTGTCGTTGCACAGCACAATGAGCCGATCCGGTGTGTGCGTTGGCTGCGTGCgtttggcggcgcgctggtcaCGGGTTCGTGGGACAAGACGGTAAAGATTTGGAAGATCGAGCCGCAGCCCACGCTCATCACCTCGCTCGATGTGCCGGAGCGTGTATATGCTATGGACACGATCGGCCTCATTATCATCGTCGCCACCGCAGAGCGCAAGATCGTCGCATTCCAGTGCAACGAGGCGACGGGCACCGCGCAACAGGTGGCAGCCTTGGATAGCCCACTCAAGTACCAGACGCGCTGTATCGCAGCGCTGCCAGAGGGTGACGgctttgcgctcggcggcaccgAGGGCCGTGTCGCCGTGCACTACTTCCACGACCCGCCGGACCCCAAGGACGGCCGCATGAAGAAGTTTGCTTTCCGGtgccaccgccgcgcgaatGCCGACCACCCAgacgtgccgcgcaccgagaCGCTGCTCTACCCCGTCAATGCGATCGTCTTCAACTCGCAAGGCACGTTTGcgacgggcggcggcgacggctcgATCAGTTTCTGGTGCAAGGCGAGCCGCACGCGCTTGAAGA TGTTTGAGACAAAAGGCTCTGCCATGGCCCCCAAGGAGGTGTTCAAGACGAACCCCAACCGCCTGCCGATCACGGCGATTGCGTTTAATGCGGATGCGTCGATCTTTGCCTATGCAC TCGGTTACGATTGGCACAAGGGGTACCAGAGCGCGAgcaacgaggcgcacgtctTCATACACCCGGTCAACCCCGAGGACATCAAGAAGCGTCCGCAAAAGACATAG
- the RPL24 gene encoding 60S ribosomal protein L24 (COG:J; EggNog:ENOG503P28W): MKVEIDSFSNKKIYPGRGRLYVRGDSKVFRFGTHKSESLFHQRKNPRKIAWTVLYRRMHKKGVSEDASKRRTRRTVKHQRGVVGASIDAINARRNQKPEVRAATRKEDLAKSKEDKKTRKAERKANRASVASTGPQISRQQAKGGAARGGMKA; this comes from the exons ATGAAGGTCGAGATTGACTCGTTCAGCAACAAGAAGATCTACCC GGGTCGTGGCCGTCTCTACGTCCGTGGTGACAGCAAG GTGTTCCGCTTCGGCACTCACAAGTCGGAGTCGCTCTTCCACCAGCGCAAGAACCCCCGTAAGATCGCCTGGACTGTGCTGTACCGCCGCATGCACAAGAAGGGTGTCTCGGAGGACGCTTCGAAGCGCCGCACTCGCCGCACCGTGAAGCACCAGCGTGGTGTTGTCGGTGCGTCGATCGACGCCATCAACGCCCGCCGCAACCAGAAGCCcgaggtgcgtgccgcCACCCGCAAGGAGGACCTCGCCAAGAGCAAGGAGGACAAGAAGACtcgcaaggccgagcgcaaggccaaCCGTGCCTCGGTCGCCTCGACCGGTCCCCAGATCTCCCGCCAGCAGGCCAAGGGCGGTGCCGCGCGGGGTGGTATGAAGGCTTAA
- the DGA1 gene encoding 2-acylglycerol O-acyltransferase (COG:I; EggNog:ENOG503NX4Z; TransMembrane:2 (i46-65o71-91i); BUSCO:EOG09261G92), giving the protein MAGNSESAVRDVPTSVVDEAELQRKVDLAINAAGQRPMLERPLQSLAVFHWGLMPFLCMAIFFLLCSIPPLWLIVVPYVIWILFVDDAYIVGKRRKEWLRRSPVFRYLREYFPIELVRTAELKPDRPYLFAYHPHGIIGFGAVTSFGSEACGFSAKYPGITPHVLTLESNFQMPLYREYLISLGFGAVSRKACEAMLRKGPGNAIVIVVGGAQESLNARPGELDLTLKRRKGFVRVAMRTGADLVPVLGFGENDIYVQADNHNGSWLYWLQQKVKRTLGFTVPIIIGRGLSHRAFGWMPYQRPIHVVAGAPIRVPHTETPTSEELDEAHGRYVAALAQLYEDHKDLYAPHRIRDLRFVE; this is encoded by the exons ATGGCGGGGAACTCGGAGAGTGCCGTGCGCGATGTGCCCACATCTGTAGTCGATGAAGCCGAACTCCAGCGCAAGGTGGATCTGGCGATTAACGCTGCGGGACAGCGTCCGATGCTCGAGCGGCCTCTGCAGTCGCTGGCCGTCTTTCACTGGGGCCTCATGCCCTTTCTGTGTATGGCCATTTTCTTTTTGTTGTG ctccATTCCCCCACTATGGTTGATCGTGGTACCGTATGTGATTTGGATTCTTTTTGTGGACGATGCGTATATTGTgggcaagcgccgcaaggagTGGCTGCGCAGGTCGCCCGTGTTCCGGTACCTGCGCGAGTACTTTCCgatcgagctcgtgcgcactGCGGAGCTGAAGCCGGATCGCCCGTACCTCTTTGCGTACCATCCCCACGGCATCATTGGCTTTGGCGCCGTGACGTCGTTCGGCTCCGAAGCATGCGGCTTTTCGGCCAAGTACCCCGGCATCACGCCGCATGTGCTCACGCTCGAGTCCAACTTTCAGATGCCGCTCTACCGCGAGTACCTGATTTCGCTCGGCTTTGGTGCCGTGTCGCGCAAGGCGTGCGAGgcgatgctgcgcaagggGCCCGGCAACGCGATTGTGATTGTCGTGGGCGGCGCCCAAGAGAGTCTGAACGCGCGCCCGGGCGAGCTGGACCTGACGCTGAAGCGCCGTAAAGGATTTGTGCGTGTCGCGATGCGCACTGG TGCCGACCTCGTGCCGGTGCTCGGCTTTGGCGAGAACGACATCTACGTCCAGGCCGACAACCACAACGGCAGCTGGCTGTACTGGCTCCAGCAAAAGGTCAAGCGTACGCTCGGCTTTACCGTGCCGATCATCatcggccgcggcctctCGCACCGCGCGTTTGGCTGGATGCCGTACCAGCGCCCGATCCACGTCGTGG CCGGTGCCCCGATTCGCGTGCCGCACACCGAGACGCCGACCAGCGAGGAACTGGACGAGGCACACGGCCGATACGTGGCCGCACTGGCCCA GCTCTACGAAGACCACAAGGACCTCTACGCCCCCCACCGCATCCGCGACCTGCGCTTTGTCGAGTAG
- the LCB2 gene encoding serine C-palmitoyltransferase (TransMembrane:1 (o62-81i); COG:E; BUSCO:EOG09260Z3X; EggNog:ENOG503NUSV), whose amino-acid sequence MAEGKGAVGTAPASTPDAKGPSSIDAELQHSEFGHCSNDAYRWRSEYDEGDLEVSEEDSPSYITVLSTYMSYIIIILLGHIRDYLGKRFYKNAFVNLVERDGFAPLNSDFDSFYTRRLKTRIDNCFERPVTGVCGRTVLTLDRESKDYCRTFQMTGGKTRALNVSAYNYLGFAQSRGQCADNVQLGLDMYGITSGGTRLGAGYLDLQQQTEKMVACFLNQEDALVVSMGYATNSTTIPAISGPGTLIISDELNHTSLRAGVRMSGASIRTFKHADMNNLEELLRESISQGQPRTHRPWKKIVLLIEGLYSMEGTIVDLPAVLELKKRYKFYLYVDEAHSIGALGPQGGGVCQYFGVDPDLIDIHMGTFTKSFGAVGGYIAGKKGLIDRIRMSNHSNVYAETMAPPVMVQIISTLATLMRVGLSKEGRALIPPWMRFSEDFMTGVEGQHRLERLAFNARYLNHGLRKLGFIIWGSRDSPVVPLLIFQPGKMTAFSDMMLHRDWALPPSRRWETKDKEWNSASLTYANIEVEKSSDETTPPRRPPIVVVVVAYPATPLISSRVRFCVSSAHTKEDIDDVLQACDEIGDVLCLKYANGGPGGRWSLDKIKSHAVELVQWNGKEPLPEPA is encoded by the coding sequence ATGGCTGAAGGAAAAGGGGCcgtcggcacggcgccggccaGCACGCCTGATGCCAAGGGGCCGTCGAGCATCGATGCAGAGCTGCAGCATTCAGAATTTGGACACTGTTCGAATGATGCGTACCGCTGGCGGTCCGAGTacgacgagggcgaccTCGAAGTCTCAGAAGAGGACAGCCCGAGCTACATCACGGTGCTGTCGACGTACATGTCGTACATCATTATCATCCTTCTGGGCCATATCCGTGATTATTTGGGAAAGCGCTTCTATAAGAACGCGTTTGTTAACCTCGTCGAACGCGACGGATTCGCCCCACTCAATTCGGATTTCGACAGCTTCtacacgcgccgcctcaaGACACGTATCGACAATTGCTTCGAGCGCCCTGTGACGGGCGTGTGTGGTCGCACGGTGCTTacgctcgaccgcgagaGCAAGGACTACTGCCGCACCTTCCAAATGACCGGCGGCAAGACGCGTGCGTTGAATGTCAGCGCGTACAACTACCTCGGCTTTGCACAGTCGCGCGGCCAGTGCGCGGACAATGTGCAGCTTGGCCTCGACATGTACGGCATCACGAGCGGTGGCAcgcgtctcggcgccggATACCTCGACCTCCAGCAGCAGACCGAGAAGATGGTCGCCTGCTTCCTGAACCAGGAGGACGCACTGGTCGTCAGCATGGGTTACGCCACGAACTCGACCACCATCCCGGCGATTTCGGGCCCCGGCACGCTGATCATCTCGGACGAGCTCAACCATACCTCGTTGCGTGCGGGTGTGCGTATGAGCGGTGCAAGCATCCGCACCTTTAAGCACGCCGACATGAATAACCTCGAGGAGTTGCTGCGGGAGAGTATCAGTCAGGGCcagccgcgcacgcaccgccccTGGAAAAAGATTGTGCTCCTGATCGAAGGCCTCTACTCGATGGAGGGCACCATTGTCGACCTGCCCGCTGTCTTGGAGCTGAAGAAGCGCTACAAGTTTTACTtgtacgtcgacgaggcgcactcgatcggcgcgcttggcccccagggcggcggcgtgtgccAGTACTTTGGCGTGGACCCCGACCTGATCGACATCCACATGGGCACCTTTACCAAGTCCTTTGGCGCTGTCGGCGGCTACATTGCGGGCAAGAAGGGCCTGATTGACCGCATCCGCATGTCGAACCACTCGAACGTCTACGCAGAGACCATGGCGCCGCCCGTCATGGTCCAGATCATAtcgacgctcgcgacgctgatGCGCGTCGGCCTCAGCAAGGAGGGCCGCGCGCTGATCCCGCCGTGGATGCGCTTCTCGGAGGACTTTATGACGGGTGTCGAGGGccagcaccgcctcgagcgtctcgcaTTCAACGCACGCTACCTCAACCAcggcctgcgcaagctcggctTCATCATTTGGGGCAGCCGCGACTCGCCCGTGGTGCCGCTGCTCATTTTCCAGCCGGGCAAGATGACCGCTTTTTCGGACATGATGCTGCACCGCGACTGGGCTCTGCCGCCCTCCAGGCGCTGGGAGACGAAGGACAAGGAGTGGAACAGTGCCTCGCTCACCTACGCCAACATCGAGGTGGAAAAGTCGTCGGACGagacgacgccgccgcgccggccccCGATCGTGGTCGTGGTCGTGGCCTACCCCGCCACTCCGCTCATTTCGTCGCGTGTACGCTTCTGTGTTAGCTCTGCGCACACCAAGGAAGACATTGACGATGTCCTGCAGGCCTGCGACGAGATCGGCGACGTCCTCTGCCTCAAATACGCCAACGGTGGACCGGGCGGCCGCTGGTCGCTGGACAAAATCAAGTCacacgccgtcgagctggtGCAGTGGAACGGAAAAGAACCTTTGCCAGAGCCTGCATAG
- a CDS encoding lysophospholipase (SECRETED:SignalP(1-20); COG:G; EggNog:ENOG503NUWK) produces MRWTLWALVSACLLASQVAAYTRDADGAEHFSREDLAAMLPEEQRRDLRAALIAARMRTDAERAFTRRWSPTKTYAPAKVPCPALPQGDNFVGYIRNASNDAIGPEEQDYLKRHRAATQDGWKAWLKQAGLDGNGGIPGGVDQYVSNGNQPKVGIAISGGGYRAMLHGVGVVQGLDGRNKTATDRKIGGFFQLVDYVAGLSGGSWATGSMALNNWPTTQELLQHIFDLESNLVLPEDGKTKLYVDLFRDVDDKKDAGYPTAITDFWGRALSYHLVNQSAYPSQGQATTFSDIVNVTRFQDASYPFPVVLTIGRDPKELMVNPNATYFEFTPYEFGSWQPSMQAFMPVGYVGSQLKGGQIASDDKTCVSGFENFGFVVGSSSTLFNAAYLKMLQSNSTSITAGIVKSILSDLNLEHNDIAGVPNPFINYRPDTNEFNTQEYIDLVDGGEANQNIPLEPLYQSARGLDMVMAVDGSGDVTNWPNGTGLVETRKRMNLTEFKSQKFVEVPDINTIVNQGLNTRPSFFGCSNSSDANQAPLLVYMPSYPYSYWSNTSTFQLEYNTSDAQQFVDNSVDVATMKGEMADWPECLACASLQRGMQRSKTTFPDKCKQCFSRYCWNGEYNTTQPGNYTPAIGLPDFVTSNGTKLVEPKVTGANESSQGLGDIFGERGPPSGAAGLVAYTPYAVATVMAAVATALL; encoded by the coding sequence ATGCGGTGGACCCTGTGGGCTCTGGTGAGCGCTTGTCTGCTGGCGAGTCAGGTGGCAGCTTATACGCGCGATGCCGATGGTGCCGAGCACTTTTCGCGCGAGGacctcgcggcgatgcTCCCtgaggagcagcgccgcgacctgcgcgccgcgctcatTGCGGCCCGTATGCGCAccgatgccgagcgtgcgttTACGCGCCGTTGGTCGCCGACCAAGACCTATGCGCCGGCCAAGGTGCCGTGCCCCGCTCTGCCTCAAGGCGACAACTTTGTAGGCTACATCCGCAACGCGTCGAACGACGCGATCGGTCCCGAGGAGCAAGACTACTTGAAgcgccaccgcgccgccacgCAGGACGGCTGGAAGGCCTGGCTGAAGCAGgccggcctcgacggcaaCGGCGGCATCCCGGGCGGTGTGGACCAGTACGTCTCGAACGGCAACCAGCCCAAGGTGGGTATTGCGATCAGCGGTGGTGGCTACCGTGCGATGCTGCACGGTGTCGGTGTTGTCCAGGGTCTCGACGGCCGTAACAAGACGGCGACGGACCGCAAGATCGGTGGCTTCttccagctcgtcgactaCGTCGCGGGCCTGTCGGGCGGCTCGTGGGCTACCGGCTCGATGGCGCTCAACAactggccgacgacgcaGGAGCTTTTGCAGCACATCTTCGACCTCGAGTCGAACCTCGTGCTCCCTGAGGACGGCAAGACGAAGCTGTACGTCGACCTTTtccgcgacgtcgacgacaaGAAGGACGCAGGGTACCCTACGGCGATCACCGACTTTTGGGGCCGTGCGCTGTCCTACCACCTCGTGAACCAGTCAGCCTACCCCAGCCAGGGCCAGGCGACGACGTTCTCGGACATTGTGAACGTGACGCGCTTCCAGGATGCCTCCTATCCCTTCCCGGTCGTCCTGACGATTGGCCGTGACCCGAAGGAGCTGATGGTGAACCCGAACGCGACCTACTTTGAGTTTACCCCGTACGAGTTCGGCTCGTGGCAGCCGTCGATGCAGGCCTTTATGCCGGTCGGCTACGTCGGCAGCCAGCTCAAGGGCGGCCAGATCGCGTCGGACGACAAGACGTGCGTTTCGGGCTTCGAAAACTTTGGCTTTGTGGTgggctcgagcagcacgctctTCAACGCGGCCTACCTCAAGATGCTCCAGTCGAACTCGACGAGCATCACGGCCGGCATCGTGAAGTCGATCCTTTCCGACCTGAACCTGGAACACAACGACATTGCGGGCGTGCCGAACCCGTTCATCAACTACCGCCCTGATACGAACGAGTTCAACACGCAGGAGTAcatcgacctcgtcgacggtGGTGAGGCGAACCAGAACATTCCTTTGGAGCCGCTCTACCAGTCGGCGCGTGGCCTCGACATGGTCATGGCCGTCGACGGCTCGGGCGACGTGACCAACTGGCCGAACGGCACGggcctcgtcgagacgcgcaagcgcatgAACCTCACCGAGTTCAAGTCGCAGAAGTTTGTCGAGGTGCCTGATATCAACACGATTGTCAACCAGGGCCTCAACACGCGCCCGTCCTTCTTTGGCTGCAGCAACAGCTCCGATGCGAAccaggcgccgctgctcgtgtACATGCCGAGCTACCCCTACTCGTACTGGTCGAACACGTCGACCTTCCAGCTCGAGTACAacacgagcgacgcacaGCAGTTTGTCGACAACAGTGTCGACGTCGCGACGATGAAGGGCGAGATGGCCGACTGGCCCGAGTGCCtggcgtgcgcctcgctgcagcgcggtatgcagcgcagcaagaCGACCTTCCCCGACAAGTGCAAGCAGTGCTTCTCGCGCTACTGCTGGAACGGCGAGTACAACACCACCCAGCCCGGCAACTACACGCCCGCCATCGGCCTGCCCGACTTTGTGACGTCCAACGGCAcgaagctcgtcgagcccAAGGTGACCGGCGCCAACGAGTCGAGCCAGGGCCTCGGTGATATctttggcgagcgcggccccccgagcggcgccgcgggcctCGTGGCCTACACGCCGTACGCAGTCGCAACGGTGATGGCCGCGGTGGCGACGGCCCTGCTTTAG
- the GUF1 gene encoding Translation factor guf1 mitochondrial (COG:J; EggNog:ENOG503NVHB): protein MAGVRGVQRIALLGAHLARPAACSAPRRLFHACCVVSVPKKEIAFDTFETRTFSIIAHIDHGKSTLADRLLEQTHTIPSDGSNKQVLDKLKVERERGITVKSQAVSMVYKDPAREAERLPPILLNLIDTPGHVDFAYEVRRSLSVCQSALLVVDATQGIQAQTISVYKIAKQCGVTIIPVLNKVDLPASDPERCVGQLSDMLGMDMSDPANAPLLVSAKTGKGVPAVLHALVERTPPLPGVDGVSLEQRGLKGFRALVFDSWYDKYRGVIALVSITDGAVKKGDTVASHHTGKRYEVLDLGVNNPEPISTLILRKGQVGWMITNMKDTAEANIGDTFYRAGEQVPALPGFRPALPTVFAGIFPTDKSDFLKLEDAIQRLAINDRSITMQRESMTALGQGYRLGFLGTLHLDVFRQRLEDEYGHEILVTTPTVPFRITYRDGTQTLCSNPVEFPDESIRKTHVELMEEPYVVGSLVCPEEYTGAMMELCAEHRGEQIDIEFSSGGASQVHMEYQLPLAEVVTDFFDKLKSRSSGFASFDYEDGDYHKSDLVKLRFLVASSPVDALELVLHRSKASYFGRLWVQRLKSAIPRQQFEIKIQAVVGSKVLASETVRAYRKDVTAGLYGGHYERKLKHLNKQKEGKKRLKAMSLGRVQVPQQAFMEILDTRQKRE, encoded by the exons ATGGCGGGCGTGCGTggggtgcagcgcatcgcgctccTGGGCGCCCACCTGGCGCGGCCAGCGGCATGCAgtgcgccacggcgcctCTTTCACGCGTGCTGCGTGGTGAGCGTGCCGAAAAAGGAGATTGCGTTTGATACATTCGAGACGCGCACCTTTTCCATCATTGCGCACATTGACCATGGCAAGTCGACGCTTGccgaccgcctgctcgagcagacACATACCATTCCGAGCGACGGATCGAACAAGCAAGTGCTCGACAAGCTcaaggtcgagcgcgagcgcggcatcACGGTCAAGTCCCAGGCAGTGAGCATGGTGTACAAAGACCCCGCACGCGAAGCGGAGCGTCTGCCGCCGATCCTGCTCAACCTGATCGACACGCCGGGACACGTCGAC TTTGCCTAtgaggtgcgccgcagtcTATCCGTGTGCCAAtccgcgctgctcgtcgtggACGCGACGCAGGGCATCCAGGCACAGACCATCTCGGTGTACAAGATTGCGAAGCAGTGTGGTGTCACCATCATTCCCGTGCTGAACAAGGTCGATCTGCCTGCATCCGATCCCGAGCGGTGCGTCGGGCAGCTCTCCGACATGCTCGGGATGGACATGAGCGACCCGGCgaatgcgccgctgctggtCAGTGCCAAGACCGGCAAGGGCGTGCCTgccgtgctgcacgcgctggtcgagcgtacgccgccgctgcctgGCGTAGATGGCGtgtcgctcgagcagcgtggCCTCAAAGGATTCCGCGCGCTGGTGTTTGACAGTTGGTACGACAAGTACCGCGGCGTGATTGCGCTGGTGAGCATCACTGACGGCGCGGTCAAAAAGGGCGACACGGTCGCTTCGCACCACACCGGCAAGCGCTACGAGGTGCTGGACCTCGGCGTGAACAACCCCGAGCCGATTTCGACGTTGATCCTGCGCAAGGGCCAAGTCGGCTGGATGATTACCAACATGAAAGACACGGCAGAGGCGAATATCGGCGATACCTTTTACCGTGCCGGCGAGCAGGTGCCTGCGCTCCCCGGCTTCCGGCCCGCCCTGCCGACGGTCTTTGCAGGCATCTTTCCAACGGACAAGTCGGACTTTTTgaagctcgaggacgcgATCCAGCGCCTGGCGATCAACGACCGCTCGATCACGATGCAGCGCGAGTCGAtgacggcgctcggccagggcTACCGCCTCGGCTTCCTGGGCACCCTGCACCTCGATGTATtccgccagcgcctcgaggacgagtaCGGCCACGAGATTCTGGTGACGACGCCGACGGTGCCCTTCCGCATTACCTACCGTGACGGCACGCAGACGCTCTGCTCGAACCCCGTCGAATTCCCCGACGAGTCGATCCGCAAgacgcacgtcgagctgaTGGAGGAGCCGTACGTCGTCGGCTCGCTCGTGTGCCCCGAAGAGTATACCGGAGCGATGATGGAGCTCTGTGCAGAGCACCGTGGCGAGCAGATCGACATTGAGTTttcgagcggcggcgcgtcgcaagTGCATATGGAGTACCagctgccgctcgccgaggttgTGACCGAC TTCTTTGACAAGCTCAAATCGCGCAGCTCTGGATTCGCGTCGTTCGACTACGAGGACGGCGACTACCACAAGTCGGACCTGGTCAAGCTGCGGTTCCTTGTGGCGAGTTCGCCGGTGGATGCGCTggagctcgtgctgcacCGCTCCAAGGCGTCCTACTTTGGCCGCCTGTgggtgcagcgcctcaagAGCGCCATTCCTCGGCAGCAGTTCGAGATCAAGATCCAGGCCGTGGTCGGCAGCAAGGTGCTTGCGAGCGAGACGGTGCGTGCGTACCGTAAAGACGTCACGGCTGGTCTCTATGGCGGTCACTATGAGCGCAAGCTAAAGCACCTCAACAAGCAAAAGGAAGGCAAGAAGCGGCTCAAGGCCATgtcgctcggccgcgtccaGGTGCCCCAGCAAGCGTTTATGGAAATCTTGGATACGCGTCAAAAACGTGAATAG
- a CDS encoding uncharacterized protein (COG:S; EggNog:ENOG503PM24), with amino-acid sequence MDDDAPIALLTVIRHAQSRANVERVLQGVTDAPLSAEGEAQLVKLEEAWRPTDAARNLYDLPTPHLVVASPIGRARKTAAAVVRGLGMEVTDVGDTTFRSPKAEVPDTTRHTHLVYDSGLSERNFGAAECTAKGKLVSDYERPPASFIGRADSNKSFHDRVKSVSSKWLDWLVAVAQREGLARDVPCTHDVDSREATPDECAAVALASEPRAVEAIEAHVLPKEELPRAAQHGTAPVEADAPAPTKRLLATEAVRDVPHLVLVSHGQWIHTFLRHAIPELRDTFYVKSNNTALFTLGVHLNDDGTPRLSLLRQNDTAHLGAARPKKAKTKQRTTLDALWRP; translated from the coding sequence AtggacgacgatgcgccgatCGCGCTCCTGACCGTGATACGGCACGCGCAGTCGCGCGCAAATGTAGAGCGCGTCCTGCAGGGCGTGACCGACGCACCACTCTCGGCagagggcgaggcgcagctcgtcaagctcgaggaggcgtgGCGTCcgaccgacgcggcgcgcaaccTGTACGACCTCCCGAcgccgcacctcgtcgtcgcgagCCCGAttggccgcgcgcgcaagacggcggctgcggtcgtgcgcggcctcgggATGGAGGTGACCGACGTAGGAGACACAACCTTTCGCtcgcccaaggccgaggtgcCGGATACCAcgcggcacacgcaccTCGTCTATGACTCGGGCCTCTCGGAGCGCAACTTTGGCGCGGCCGAGTGCACCGCCAAGGGGAAGCTCGTAAGCGACTACGAGCGCCCGCCCGCGTCGTTCATCGGACGCGCGGACTCGAACAAGTCGTTCCACGACAGGGTCAAGTCGGTGAGCTCCAAGTGGCTCGACtggctcgtcgcggtcgcgcagcgcgaggggctcgcgcgcgacgtcccTTGCACACATGATGTAgactcgcgcgaggcgacgccggaCGAGTGCGCAGCCGTCGCACTCGCGTCCGAgccacgcgccgtcgaggccaTCGAGGCGCACGTCTTGCCGAAAGAGGAGCTCCCTCGggcagcgcagcacggcaccgcgccggtagaggccgacgcgccggcgcccacgaagcgcctgctcgccaccgaggccgtgcgcgacgtgccacacctcgtcctcgtctcGCACGGCCAGTGGATCCACACGTTTTTGCGCCACGCGATCCCCGAGCTACGCGACACCTTCTATGTGAAGAGCAACAACACCGCCCTCTTTACGCTCGGCGTACACCTCAACGACGATGGCACGCCCCGCCTGTCCCTTCTTCGCCAGAACGACAcagcgcacctcggcgccgcacgtccCAAAAAAGCCAAGACAAAGCAGCGCACGACCCTCGACGCCCTGTGGCGCCCATAG